In Streptomyces sp. RFCAC02, the following proteins share a genomic window:
- the dnaN gene encoding DNA polymerase III subunit beta — protein MKIRVERDVLAEAVAWAARSLPARPPVPVLAGLLLKAGDGVLSLSGFDYEVSARVSVEVDVEDEGTVLVSGRLLADICRALPNRPVEISSDGVRVTVVCGTSRFTLHTLPVEEYPALPQMPTATGTVPGDVFASAVSQVAIAAGRDDTLPVLTGVRIEIEGDRVTLASTDRYRFAVREFLWKPETADISAVALVPAKTLLDTAKSLSGGETVSLALAGAGAGEGLIGFEGAGRRTTTRLLEGDLPKYRTLFPTEFNSVAVIETAPFVEAVKRVALVAERNTPVRLGFEQGVLTLEAGSSDDAQAVERVDAQLEGDDISIAFNPAFLLEGLSAIDAPVAQLSFTTSTKPALLSGRPAVDAEADESYKYLIMPVRLSG, from the coding sequence GTGAAGATCCGGGTGGAACGCGATGTGCTCGCGGAGGCGGTGGCATGGGCCGCCCGCAGCCTGCCGGCCCGGCCTCCGGTACCGGTGCTCGCGGGCCTGCTGCTGAAGGCGGGCGACGGCGTCCTGAGCCTCTCCGGCTTCGACTACGAGGTGTCGGCGCGGGTCTCGGTCGAGGTCGACGTCGAGGACGAGGGCACGGTCCTGGTCTCCGGCCGCCTCCTCGCCGACATCTGCCGCGCCCTGCCGAACCGGCCGGTGGAGATCTCGTCGGACGGGGTGCGCGTGACCGTCGTCTGCGGCACGTCGCGCTTCACCCTCCACACCCTCCCGGTCGAGGAGTACCCGGCGCTGCCGCAGATGCCCACCGCGACCGGCACCGTCCCGGGCGACGTGTTCGCGTCCGCGGTCTCCCAGGTCGCCATCGCCGCCGGCCGCGACGACACCCTGCCGGTCCTGACCGGTGTGCGGATCGAGATCGAGGGCGACCGGGTCACGCTGGCGTCCACCGACCGGTACCGGTTCGCGGTCCGCGAGTTCCTGTGGAAGCCGGAGACGGCCGACATCTCCGCCGTGGCGCTCGTGCCCGCCAAGACGCTCCTGGACACCGCGAAGTCCCTCAGCGGCGGCGAGACGGTCTCCCTGGCCCTCGCGGGCGCGGGGGCGGGCGAGGGCCTGATCGGGTTCGAGGGCGCGGGCCGCCGCACCACGACCCGGCTGCTCGAGGGCGACCTCCCGAAGTACCGGACGCTCTTCCCCACCGAGTTCAACTCGGTCGCCGTCATCGAGACCGCGCCGTTCGTCGAGGCCGTGAAGCGCGTGGCCCTCGTCGCCGAGCGCAACACCCCGGTCCGTCTCGGGTTCGAGCAGGGGGTGCTCACCCTGGAGGCCGGGTCGAGCGACGATGCACAGGCTGTGGAGCGGGTGGACGCCCAGCTCGAGGGCGACGACATCTCGATCGCCTTCAACCCCGCCTTCCTCCTGGAGGGGCTCAGCGCGATCGACGCACCCGTGGCCCAGCTCTCCTTCACCACCTCCACGAAGCCCGCGCTGCTCAGCGGGCGGCCGGCGGTGGACGCCGAGGCCGACGAGTCGTACAAGTACCTGATCATGCCGGTGCGGCTGAGCGGCTGA